The following proteins are co-located in the Fibrobacter sp. genome:
- a CDS encoding fibro-slime domain-containing protein, translated as ELHCNFVKQPGLTFTFRGDDDVWVFVNNTLQMDLGGIHEAIDGHIDLDNIPGLVNGSAYTLDVFYAERHSAESHIWITTNIISAPSNLRLYKQPGTPDAGSNKPIGSYDSVSIGQPYTLYGHVFDSTGTWRPEYDDQITWEITSGGILNTDKGVSTIFTPTRPGTYILTARFKDPDNPSRESISTVTLYVKAGSYPPPFTLKLYSQPGDPSSLVPLSGTDEVKAGNIYTVYGHLFDTAGTWMSGYDQYIKWRVVEINSGVVPSPDAGVSTSIRPTIAGVITLQASFADPTDLSRPPSEARLSITVKAGDEHHLDIQPDSVITSYNSDDDFDELIFGNNENRVRVFAVVRDEFGNFIRYAAPNTSWRSDNNLVADVTSYHGSSTFVVKQQTGIGEETILIAYEQGLIPDTITVGSLGNSATVAWPNPFTPGVSKLPGLGTGNSKVYEFYQNVLQPFADKPFGILIGIETPRPLKPVNPGEASNPQASYAHVNVYDAVGNLVATSRSGRKDLRVVRAQTSRTFGIVWNGTNDKGRTVGGGTYLFDIKGKQTDGRPFFKTMKVAVTREAK; from the coding sequence GAGCTGCATTGTAACTTTGTCAAACAACCCGGACTCACTTTCACTTTCAGGGGTGATGATGATGTGTGGGTGTTTGTCAACAATACGCTGCAGATGGATCTGGGGGGAATACACGAAGCAATTGACGGGCATATAGATCTGGACAATATACCAGGACTGGTAAACGGGAGCGCTTACACTCTCGATGTATTTTACGCAGAAAGACACTCTGCTGAATCACATATCTGGATCACTACAAACATCATTTCCGCACCCTCTAATCTCCGCCTTTACAAACAACCCGGGACACCTGATGCAGGATCGAATAAACCGATAGGCTCCTATGATTCAGTAAGCATCGGTCAGCCATACACTCTCTACGGGCATGTCTTTGACAGTACAGGAACCTGGCGTCCTGAATACGATGATCAGATCACATGGGAAATTACCTCCGGTGGTATCCTGAATACAGATAAGGGAGTCAGTACTATTTTCACCCCAACAAGACCTGGAACCTACATACTTACAGCCCGGTTCAAAGATCCTGACAACCCGTCCAGAGAATCTATCAGCACAGTGACACTGTATGTAAAAGCAGGCTCCTATCCGCCTCCATTCACACTGAAGCTCTACAGCCAGCCAGGCGACCCGAGCTCTCTTGTCCCGCTCAGCGGAACAGACGAAGTAAAAGCAGGAAATATCTACACAGTTTATGGTCATCTGTTCGACACCGCGGGTACATGGATGAGCGGATATGATCAGTATATCAAATGGAGAGTTGTGGAAATAAACTCAGGAGTTGTACCCTCACCCGATGCAGGTGTGAGTACATCCATAAGGCCCACTATTGCAGGAGTAATAACTCTCCAGGCTTCATTTGCTGATCCAACAGACTTGTCCCGTCCTCCCTCAGAAGCCAGACTCTCTATCACGGTTAAAGCTGGTGATGAGCACCATCTTGACATTCAGCCGGATTCTGTGATAACCAGTTACAATTCTGATGATGATTTCGACGAGTTGATTTTCGGGAATAATGAGAACAGAGTCAGGGTTTTCGCGGTTGTAAGAGACGAGTTCGGCAATTTCATCCGCTATGCCGCCCCAAATACAAGCTGGCGAAGTGACAATAACTTGGTGGCAGACGTTACATCCTATCATGGCAGCAGCACCTTTGTGGTAAAACAGCAGACAGGAATCGGCGAGGAGACAATTCTTATCGCTTACGAACAGGGTCTGATTCCAGACACTATCACAGTGGGAAGTTTGGGTAATTCAGCCACCGTTGCCTGGCCTAACCCTTTTACCCCCGGCGTAAGTAAACTTCCCGGCCTGGGCACCGGCAACAGCAAAGTATACGAATTCTACCAGAATGTCCTTCAGCCTTTTGCCGACAAACCTTTCGGGATACTCATCGGTATAGAAACGCCCAGACCCCTTAAGCCTGTAAATCCGGGAGAAGCCTCCAACCCGCAGGCCTCTTATGCGCACGTAAATGTTTATGATGCTGTCGGGAACCTTGTAGCCACATCACGTTCAGGACGCAAAGACCTCAGGGTGGTACGGGCACAGACATCACGTACTTTCGGTATTGTCTGGAACGGCACCAATGATAAGGGCAGAACTGTGGGCGGTGGCACCTATCTCTTTGATATCAAGGGGAAACAGACTGACGGCAGACCTTTTTTCAAGACGATGAAAGTTGCTGTGACAAGAGAGGCGAAATAG